In Macadamia integrifolia cultivar HAES 741 chromosome 13, SCU_Mint_v3, whole genome shotgun sequence, one DNA window encodes the following:
- the LOC122058752 gene encoding uncharacterized protein LOC122058752: protein MEFVNVSMKVATGNEEEIKFFSELVDNPEELLQWIQKQQNELVEIEGQMKMSNKPRIIFKFSAPKRGADSVMLPEDKKRQKKKPKTVKKKVSRQVLNPRPVAPRHAPVPAAVMPGELMNAIGECGGKDVVWVIEKLLERTDVNTHHARLSILESRVAAEEFLTSEERTKVSRKIKIPVKVLLMVTGGGVENEEGPQIQSWEFNFTKWYMNNSAIYVFITEWKWFLMKNNIEAGDKIQVWSFRRLDENKLCFAIHIIRQ, encoded by the coding sequence ATGGAGTTTGTTAATGTGAGCATGAAAGTGGCTACAGGAAATGAGGAGgagatcaaatttttttctgaGCTGGTAGACAATCCTGAAGAATTGTTACAATGGATACAAAAGCAACAAAATGAGTTGGTTGAGATTGAGGGTCAGATGAAGATGAGCAACAAGCCTCGTATTATTTTCAAGTTCTCTGCACCTAAAAGGGGAGCTGATTCTGTAATGCTGCCGGAAGACAAGAAGAGacagaaaaagaaaccaaaaacagTGAAGAAAAAGGTTAGCAGACAAGTACTGAATCCACGGCCAGTTGCACCCAGACATGCACCAGTACCAGCAGCAGTGATGCCTGGAGAACTCATGAATGCAATTGGTGAGTGTGGTGGTAAAGATGTGGTGTGGGTAATAGAGAAATTACTTGAGAGAACTGATGTGAATACGCATCATGCTCGTTTATCTATATTAGAGAGTCGAGTGGCCGCGGAGGAGTTCCTGACAAGTGAAGAGAGGACCAAAGTTTCCAGAAAAATTAAGATACCAGTAAAAGTGTTGTTGATGGTGACAGGAGGAGGAGTGGAAAATGAAGAAGGCCCCCAAATCCAATCATGGGAGTTCAACTTCACAAAATGGTATATGAACAACAGTGCAATATACGTATTCATCACAGAATGGAAGTGGTTCTTGATGAAGAACAATATAGAAGCAGGTGACAAAATCCAAGTTTGGTCTTTCAGAAGATTAGATGAGAATAAGCTTTGTTTTGCAATTCATATTATTCGACAGTAG